From a single Nymphaea colorata isolate Beijing-Zhang1983 chromosome 4, ASM883128v2, whole genome shotgun sequence genomic region:
- the LOC116252593 gene encoding nuclear transcription factor Y subunit A-4-like isoform X1, with protein MMLTVSERMKSTKDAEHGCSSSDFSSGSRLSSRPWWSSAPSSSLQPACSKNLNLNTDSLSFLQSPQEKAGTKASSILSFCHSPEAAATTESGDSLTHMKVIPCPISMGISLENSEAYPPSCGEYMHSVVQVSQSCSNPYFGSMLTPCTPQVMFHSQTLALQHGRVLLPLDLTEEPVYVNAKQYRAILRRRQFRAKLEAENKLVKSRKPYLHESRHLHALKRARGCGGRFLNTKKNPEISDAAPPEPGSSSSDVVQSENGNASCLDGARNSSEVSSNLELCSGMFGRYYNSVDYTHGLQQHF; from the exons ATGATGCTCACAG TCTCTGAGCGCATGAAGTCAACAAAAGATGCGGAACATGGTTGCAGTAGCTCTGACTTCAGTTCTGGTAGCAGATTGAGCAGTCGACCTTGGTGGAGCTCTGCCCCGTCCTCATCTCTACAGCCTGCATGCTCCAAGAACTTGAACTTAAATACTGACTCCCTGTCCTTCCTTCAAAGTCCTCAGGAGAAAGCAGGAACTAAAGCGTCTTCGATTCTGTCTTTCTGTCATTCTCCTGAGGCAGCTGCTACGACCGAATCTG GTGATTCTCTAACGCATATGAAGGTTATCCCTTGTCCAATCAGTATGGGAATTTCTTTGGAGAATTCTGAAGCTTATCCACCTTCATGTGGGGAATATATGCATTCAGTT GTGCAAGTATCTCAGTCCTGTTCCAATCCATACTTTGGCAGTATGCTGACGCCATGTACACCTCAAGTTATG TTTCATTCGCAAACACTGGCACTTCAACATGGACGGGTGCTTTTGCCTCTAGATTTGACGGAAGAACCAGTTTATGTTAATGCAAAACAATATCGAGCAATACTTAGGCGCAGACAGTTTCGTGCCAAGTTAGAAGCTGAGAACAAACTAGTGAAGTCCAGAAAG CCTTATCTTCACGAATCTCGTCATCTTCATGCACTGAAGCGAGCTCGTGGCTGTGGAGGCCGATTTCTGAACACTAAGAAGAACCCTGAAATTTCAGATGCCGCTCCTCCCGAGCCTGGCAGCTCATCTTCTGATGTTGTGCAGTCGGAAAATGGAAATGCAAGTTGTTTAGATGGTGCAAGAAATAGTTCAGAGGTGAGCAGTAATCTGGAACTGTGCTCTGGAATGTTCGGCCGGTATTACAATTCGGTTGACTATACACACGGTCTTCAACAGCATTTCTAG
- the LOC116252593 gene encoding nuclear transcription factor Y subunit A-4-like isoform X3, whose amino-acid sequence MKSTKDAEHGCSSSDFSSGSRLSSRPWWSSAPSSSLQPACSKNLNLNTDSLSFLQSPQEKAGTKASSILSFCHSPEAAATTESGDSLTHMKVIPCPISMGISLENSEAYPPSCGEYMHSVVQVSQSCSNPYFGSMLTPCTPQVMFHSQTLALQHGRVLLPLDLTEEPVYVNAKQYRAILRRRQFRAKLEAENKLVKSRKPYLHESRHLHALKRARGCGGRFLNTKKNPEISDAAPPEPGSSSSDVVQSENGNASCLDGARNSSEVSSNLELCSGMFGRYYNSVDYTHGLQQHF is encoded by the exons ATGAAGTCAACAAAAGATGCGGAACATGGTTGCAGTAGCTCTGACTTCAGTTCTGGTAGCAGATTGAGCAGTCGACCTTGGTGGAGCTCTGCCCCGTCCTCATCTCTACAGCCTGCATGCTCCAAGAACTTGAACTTAAATACTGACTCCCTGTCCTTCCTTCAAAGTCCTCAGGAGAAAGCAGGAACTAAAGCGTCTTCGATTCTGTCTTTCTGTCATTCTCCTGAGGCAGCTGCTACGACCGAATCTG GTGATTCTCTAACGCATATGAAGGTTATCCCTTGTCCAATCAGTATGGGAATTTCTTTGGAGAATTCTGAAGCTTATCCACCTTCATGTGGGGAATATATGCATTCAGTT GTGCAAGTATCTCAGTCCTGTTCCAATCCATACTTTGGCAGTATGCTGACGCCATGTACACCTCAAGTTATG TTTCATTCGCAAACACTGGCACTTCAACATGGACGGGTGCTTTTGCCTCTAGATTTGACGGAAGAACCAGTTTATGTTAATGCAAAACAATATCGAGCAATACTTAGGCGCAGACAGTTTCGTGCCAAGTTAGAAGCTGAGAACAAACTAGTGAAGTCCAGAAAG CCTTATCTTCACGAATCTCGTCATCTTCATGCACTGAAGCGAGCTCGTGGCTGTGGAGGCCGATTTCTGAACACTAAGAAGAACCCTGAAATTTCAGATGCCGCTCCTCCCGAGCCTGGCAGCTCATCTTCTGATGTTGTGCAGTCGGAAAATGGAAATGCAAGTTGTTTAGATGGTGCAAGAAATAGTTCAGAGGTGAGCAGTAATCTGGAACTGTGCTCTGGAATGTTCGGCCGGTATTACAATTCGGTTGACTATACACACGGTCTTCAACAGCATTTCTAG
- the LOC116252593 gene encoding nuclear transcription factor Y subunit A-4-like isoform X2, translating into MVSERMKSTKDAEHGCSSSDFSSGSRLSSRPWWSSAPSSSLQPACSKNLNLNTDSLSFLQSPQEKAGTKASSILSFCHSPEAAATTESGDSLTHMKVIPCPISMGISLENSEAYPPSCGEYMHSVVQVSQSCSNPYFGSMLTPCTPQVMFHSQTLALQHGRVLLPLDLTEEPVYVNAKQYRAILRRRQFRAKLEAENKLVKSRKPYLHESRHLHALKRARGCGGRFLNTKKNPEISDAAPPEPGSSSSDVVQSENGNASCLDGARNSSEVSSNLELCSGMFGRYYNSVDYTHGLQQHF; encoded by the exons ATGG TCTCTGAGCGCATGAAGTCAACAAAAGATGCGGAACATGGTTGCAGTAGCTCTGACTTCAGTTCTGGTAGCAGATTGAGCAGTCGACCTTGGTGGAGCTCTGCCCCGTCCTCATCTCTACAGCCTGCATGCTCCAAGAACTTGAACTTAAATACTGACTCCCTGTCCTTCCTTCAAAGTCCTCAGGAGAAAGCAGGAACTAAAGCGTCTTCGATTCTGTCTTTCTGTCATTCTCCTGAGGCAGCTGCTACGACCGAATCTG GTGATTCTCTAACGCATATGAAGGTTATCCCTTGTCCAATCAGTATGGGAATTTCTTTGGAGAATTCTGAAGCTTATCCACCTTCATGTGGGGAATATATGCATTCAGTT GTGCAAGTATCTCAGTCCTGTTCCAATCCATACTTTGGCAGTATGCTGACGCCATGTACACCTCAAGTTATG TTTCATTCGCAAACACTGGCACTTCAACATGGACGGGTGCTTTTGCCTCTAGATTTGACGGAAGAACCAGTTTATGTTAATGCAAAACAATATCGAGCAATACTTAGGCGCAGACAGTTTCGTGCCAAGTTAGAAGCTGAGAACAAACTAGTGAAGTCCAGAAAG CCTTATCTTCACGAATCTCGTCATCTTCATGCACTGAAGCGAGCTCGTGGCTGTGGAGGCCGATTTCTGAACACTAAGAAGAACCCTGAAATTTCAGATGCCGCTCCTCCCGAGCCTGGCAGCTCATCTTCTGATGTTGTGCAGTCGGAAAATGGAAATGCAAGTTGTTTAGATGGTGCAAGAAATAGTTCAGAGGTGAGCAGTAATCTGGAACTGTGCTCTGGAATGTTCGGCCGGTATTACAATTCGGTTGACTATACACACGGTCTTCAACAGCATTTCTAG
- the LOC116252595 gene encoding uncharacterized protein LOC116252595 isoform X1, whose amino-acid sequence MATAVISPAATLPSSSSSSSRRTRANSGLSSAPFYPTFHEGQKEGRSRSSFYGRGLSINGDGQMRVVLLRKEGKGLGRRNGSGGGLEVRARTAGASKNIEVEVDKPLGLTLGQKPGGGVVITAVDGGGNAAKAGLKAGDQVLYTSSFFGDELWPADKLGFTKTAIQAKPDSVYFVISRGAEVDVKRLPKRPAPPRFGRKLTEAQKARATHICLDCGFIYTLQKPFDEQPENYICPQCSAPKKRFARYDVNTGRAIGGGLPPIGVIVGLVAGIAGVGALLVYGLQ is encoded by the exons ATGGCCACAGCAGTGATCTCTCCCGCTGCAACCCTTCCCtcatcctcctcttcttcctcaagaAGAACGCGAGCAAACAGCGGGCTCAGTTCTGCACCTTTCTATCCTACATTTCATGAG GGACAGAAGGAGggcagaagcagaagcagcTTCTACGGGCGTGGGTTGTCCATCAATGGCGATGGGCAGATGAGGGTAGTGTTGCTGCGGAAGGAGGGGAAAGGTTTGGGGAGGAGAAACGGATCGGGTGGCGGCCTGGAGGTAAGGGCGAGGACGGCAGGGGCGTCCAAGAACATAGAGGTGGAGGTCGACAAGCCCCTCGGCCTCACCCTCGGCCAGAAGCCCGGCGGTGGCGTCGTCATCACG GCGGTGGATGGCGGGGGAAACGCGGCGAAGGCAGGGCTGAAGGCCGGTGATCAGGTGCTTTACACGAGCAGCTTTTTCGGCGACGAACTCTGGCCTGCCGACAAGCTGGGATTTACCAAAACGGCCATCCAGGCCAAGCCAGACTCCGTCTACTTCGTGATCAGCAG GGGCGCGGAGGTAGACGTGAAGCGATTGCCCAAGAGGCCAGCTCCTCCCAGGTTCGGACGGAAGTTAACAGAAGCGCAAAAG GCTCGAGCCACACACATCTGTCTGGACTGCGGTTTCATCTACACGCTGCAGAAACCTTTTGACGAACAG CCGGAAAACTACATTTGCCCTCAGTGCTCAGCTCCTAAGAAACGGTTCGCTCGGTATGATGTCAACACTGGAAGGGCGATCGGCGGTGGACTGCCTCCTATCGGAGTGATTGTTGGTCTTGTTGCTGGCATTGCTGGTGTTGGAGCTTTGCTTGTTTATGGACTTCAATAG
- the LOC116252595 gene encoding uncharacterized protein LOC116252595 isoform X2 gives MATAVISPAATLPSSSSSSSRRTRANSGLSSAPFYPTFHEKEGRSRSSFYGRGLSINGDGQMRVVLLRKEGKGLGRRNGSGGGLEVRARTAGASKNIEVEVDKPLGLTLGQKPGGGVVITAVDGGGNAAKAGLKAGDQVLYTSSFFGDELWPADKLGFTKTAIQAKPDSVYFVISRGAEVDVKRLPKRPAPPRFGRKLTEAQKARATHICLDCGFIYTLQKPFDEQPENYICPQCSAPKKRFARYDVNTGRAIGGGLPPIGVIVGLVAGIAGVGALLVYGLQ, from the exons ATGGCCACAGCAGTGATCTCTCCCGCTGCAACCCTTCCCtcatcctcctcttcttcctcaagaAGAACGCGAGCAAACAGCGGGCTCAGTTCTGCACCTTTCTATCCTACATTTCATGAG AAGGAGggcagaagcagaagcagcTTCTACGGGCGTGGGTTGTCCATCAATGGCGATGGGCAGATGAGGGTAGTGTTGCTGCGGAAGGAGGGGAAAGGTTTGGGGAGGAGAAACGGATCGGGTGGCGGCCTGGAGGTAAGGGCGAGGACGGCAGGGGCGTCCAAGAACATAGAGGTGGAGGTCGACAAGCCCCTCGGCCTCACCCTCGGCCAGAAGCCCGGCGGTGGCGTCGTCATCACG GCGGTGGATGGCGGGGGAAACGCGGCGAAGGCAGGGCTGAAGGCCGGTGATCAGGTGCTTTACACGAGCAGCTTTTTCGGCGACGAACTCTGGCCTGCCGACAAGCTGGGATTTACCAAAACGGCCATCCAGGCCAAGCCAGACTCCGTCTACTTCGTGATCAGCAG GGGCGCGGAGGTAGACGTGAAGCGATTGCCCAAGAGGCCAGCTCCTCCCAGGTTCGGACGGAAGTTAACAGAAGCGCAAAAG GCTCGAGCCACACACATCTGTCTGGACTGCGGTTTCATCTACACGCTGCAGAAACCTTTTGACGAACAG CCGGAAAACTACATTTGCCCTCAGTGCTCAGCTCCTAAGAAACGGTTCGCTCGGTATGATGTCAACACTGGAAGGGCGATCGGCGGTGGACTGCCTCCTATCGGAGTGATTGTTGGTCTTGTTGCTGGCATTGCTGGTGTTGGAGCTTTGCTTGTTTATGGACTTCAATAG